tttttgctttaaatgCTTTGTTTCATTTAATGATGATTCTAAAATGAAGAGGAATGTTCTTGTTTAGTACTCTCTTATTAAATGTTTTCACACCAGTGATGGAAAAATTAACTGTTTGAAAAATGATTAGCGAGCTAGTTTTAAGTTAAGTAGACTAAATACGTGTTTTAATGCTAATGTTTTAAAGACTAGATATGtttccttatttaaaaaaaatctgaagtgTAATTTTTACTGCACTGGCAGATCATTTGGacacttttctttttgcagTGTGAGTAAAATTACTAGAACTACTACTACTTGGTGACATCACCAAACTGCTCTATTATTCTTTTGTAATGCTTTAAAAGGCATGTTTGCTGAAGCTTTATTTagttcttgtttgtttttttgggagtATTCAGTACATCCCTCACAATGTTTCAGTTTTCAGCTGCTGCTGTTTTGCTTAGCTGCCCTGTTCCATGTCTATGTATTAGTAAATtagttgtttctttcttttgtttttcaggaCATTCCAAAACGCTGTTTTGGCTATTTCCGTTGTTTTGGGCATgactttgtttcttttctcaGCTTTCAAAATAGATTTGCTCCCATAAACAGCTCTACGGTCTTCATGTTGGTTTGTCTTTTTTCTCAACAGGAGAAACCCAGAGTCCAAACGAACACATTCGGAACAGAACGCACTCACATGTtactctaataaaaataaaaaaactagtgggttaaaagaaaaatctgccatgtttatgttgttaaaatatcaggaaatgaaagctgaaatttagatctatatatatttattacatccTGTTTCTCTGGAAACTTTGCATATTATGCTCAACTTTCACTACATGTACCATCTGCACTGAGCTAGTGAAGTTCCTGagataagaaaaataaacctaaaaaaaaatatacaagaactcaaacaaatatatttattgaagtGAAATTAATGTGCACCAAACAGACATACACTCACCTTTTGTTTTGAAAGAGAAATTGCATTGTGCGCAATGATAAGGACGGACATCGGAGTGTGTGCGGATGTGCTTGCGCAGCATGCTTGGCTTTTTACAGCGGATCCCACACTCTTCACAGATGTATTTCCCTCTTCCACGacctctcacatacacatattccTCATTCGATTTGTAACTGTTTAAAAGAAGACCATTTGCAGAATGTGACTTTCTACTCGATTTGAACGTGTCGGGAAGCGATAGCAAAGAAGATAGTTGAGGATACAAACCCTCCATCGAAGATCTTTACCCGCCGAGGTTCCGCTTTGGAGGAGTCTAACTCGTGGCTTGGCTGACTCTCGGGTTTTGTCTTGCCACAATTCTCGTTTCGCAAGGTGCTTTTTTGGGCCAAAacctgtaaaatatttaattgagaAACAAAAGgggacaaaaaaatgaataaatgaatgaatgaatgaatgaataataaataaattaaagaaaaattttattgacttcatagaataaaaaaaataaatcaaacctTTGGCAAAATTTCCTTCAGTTTTCCAGAGTAAGTCAATATGTCGGATTTCAAGCTTGTTGTTATAGCTTGGGTATACAGTATCTTCTTGGAGATCTGCTTGGAGTCAAAAAGAGACATGACCACTTTGGTTGGAAGACCCAGTGGATTCGGATTTTTGGGCTTGACTGTCCAGTTAGAGTAGGCCGAGATTCTCTGGTCTGTCTGCTCAACATGTAGTGGTTTCCTTTTCAACAGAAAACACCAGGTAAAGGTTGTTGCCGTCTTCAGGCTTGGGAAAGACAGACGATGGCTGTCTCGTGTGTTCACAACCGAAACCGAAGCAGCTAATTTGATCTGCCCTTGAAAAGTTGGAGGCTTCACAGGAGATTTCGCTGGAGACCACTGATGCTCCTCAGGCTTTTCTTGTGATTTCAGTGTCATGTTTCCATGTCCAGAGTGGCTTTGTATACCCAGAGAGGAATGTGGGTCACATCCTGGAACTGTCTGCACTGGTGTGGTAGGCATCCTGCTCTCCATTTCTTGTTCAACTACGTCACACTTTGTTTCTACCAGATGATTTTTTTCCGGTTCGGCGCATTCAGGGAGCTGCTCGGGGGCATCTGTTTCTATTGGACTGTCTACTGGTTCAGTGGTGCAAACCTGCCGAACAAGCATTAGCTTTCGCTGTCTGGTCAACTCTGACATTTTTGAGTTCAGGTAACTGAGAGACCGGCCATCTGTAAGACACACCGCACCGTGGTCATCTTTTGCCCGTTTCTGTGTCTTTTCCATAGCGATGTCAAGGCTGTTGGCAGGCGAAAGCATACGTTTACTTGAAGCGGTGGGCTCTTGTTGTGGACAAAGGCTCACTGATACCAGTTTTTGGGTGCAGTGTAATGAACTATTAGATGATGAGCTTTGGATTTCACCAGTATGGTTTTGTCTAATTGCTGGGATAATGGTCTTCATTTGGAAGCCAACTGACCCGGCGGACCTTACATTTTGCCTGTCTGGTCCGATTTTTGCATTCACTTCAGAAAGGTTTACTTTGGAATCCATTGTTGACGGAGGTAGTGTATGTTCATGAGTGATGAGAATCTGTGGAACTGCAGTAGGTTCTGAAAAAGACTGAGAAGCGGAGACTCCTTCACGATTGGTGGGCAAAACAACTGCGCTCCCCCTGTTAGAGACACACTGCTGACCGGGATGGGTTTCATAAACTTTTTGTATTACATCGCTGTAGGTGGAAACTTTGATCTCGTCTGCAATTGGTACTGTAATAACAGGCAAGGTCATTCGTGCACCCTGCACACTAGTGAAAGTGTGTGCTTGGAGTGAATACTGCATCTGGTATTTAGGTATAAAGTTCTTGATATGATCTGTATCACCAGGCTTTTGAATATCTGCTTCATCTTGAACAACATGCAATAGGGACTCGAGCTTTGAGGTCTGGTGCCATGGATGGGGAAGACCATGAATTTGTGGTTGTTGTGTTTGGCTACCAAGGTTGATACTTTGCACCATTTTTACATTCTTCATCAGGGGCATTTCCCCAGAATGCAGCCCAAcagatttattaacatttaatgaTCTATGCTGGGACActgaaaaaatgtttgtagAGGGGCATCTCTGGAGTGAGACCGTCGGTTTTCCTGTGGGTTGTTGAGCTTCTGGTCCAATTTTCAAAGACATCTGGCGTACAAGGGGCCCTCGTCTTCTTTCGATAAGGGGTACTTGGGGAGTTGAAGCACACTGTGTATTTTTTGGCACTGTAGTTACCATTGGTGATGTGGACCTGCTGGGAGATATAGCACTGCAGTCAAATGATTTGCTACGGTAATCGCAAGAAATCTCAACGGATTGTTGAGTACAGCTGATTTGCTCGGAGGCAGCTCTTCTCATCATTCCTGGTACTCCGAGAGTATTGCTTGCTACAGGAAGTCCTTGGACCTCTGGTGGTGGCCTAACACCTTCCACCCTGGATGGACTGTCTGATCTTGGAGGATCATCTCTGTCGAATGAGGCCGAAATACTGGAGCACCTTGACAAGCTACTGTCTCGGCTAAGGCTACGAGAGAGACTCGACTCAAAGCTAGATTCCCCTGAGGAGTGTTCCATTTGTGCCAGCCGTATCCGCTTCTTTTTTGGTGGAAGTTTTTCAGTTGGAAGTTTGGACAAGCTCTCACTTCTCTGAGGCCAGTTGAAAGTTTCTGAAGGCTTTTCTGTCGATTCGTTCACTTGAGATTCATGCTCTCGATCTGGTTCTTCTGTTACAAGAATTTCAGGAACTTGAATGTTGTTCTGCCGGACCAATCGAGACTGGGTAGGTGTACAGCTGCTGCTAGCAACTGATAAAGTTTGCTTTTCAAGTTCATTTATTCCCAAATTGGGACATTTCGGTGTGGACATTTTTTCATGGTAACTTTGCAAAGAAGAACTGATTGTGTTTTCAACATGCCTTTTCACTGAGCTATTGGCATCCTTTTCCACAGAATCAACTGGAGAGGCTCGGTCAATTGACTCTGACATTTCAAAGGAATTTGGTCGGCTGAGCGAGTTAGTGTGTCTAATGACTGAAGTACCGCTTCCATGTCTCTGAAGTTCTGCTCGTTCTTTACTGCATGAGCTGATATGAAGCTCTCGTATTGGAGACAATCTTGCCTCTTCAATGCCTCTTGCAATGAGCTGAATTTGTCCTACTGACGGAGGGGTTTTAGATGTAGGCGTGTGTTGGGTATAAGAATTTCCTGGAAAACTCATGGATATCTGGCTCAAATCAAAACTTCTTGAACATGGAGGCTGTGTTTCAGTCGGAGACTGGTCCTCATCATCCCCAACACTTTTCATCTTGCGTCTTTTTCTGATCAGTGGTTGATCCACAATGCTTGGATTAATGGCACCTCTGCTGATAACAGGTTGTTGTGGTCCGCGTGCGAAAACATCTTGCTCGACATCTCGGACTGGCatcgttttgttttttggacCATGCAATTCAGAGCAATAAAACTTTTTGTGGTTTTCAAAGTTTTCTAATTTGCGATAACGGTTACGACAGGTTTCACATTCATAAGTTGTCCCTTTGCTTTGCTGAGTCTTTCGGGTTCTTTCGGGTGCATGATCAAAAGACTTACTTCGAGCCTCGTGGGTAATGCTTGATCCATAATGGCCTTCATCCATGGAATGGACAGAGAGGAGAACATGACTCTCATTTGTGGAAAAATCTTCAACTGCTGTCTGCCTGACTAAGGTTCTATGTACAGCCTGATTTGGGGTGGAAGGTGCCGGAGAGAAGACATCATCATTTATTGAACTAAACTTGTCATCGAATGACTGGCATATCCTTAGCGGATGAGGCTGAGGGGTAGCATTCGGGAGGACAGCTGCCCGGCCAGGTGTTGAAGGCACCGAATTACTTCTTGTAATTGGTAAACAATCCATATTGGAATGTTGAGTTGGTACAGGGAGAAGAAAAATTGATTTTGACTTATCAGTAGGTGTAAAGGGAGATTTTGGTATTTCAGAATTGGAGTTTGACCTTCGCACTACTGGTtttagatcaaactgaaaagaaTCTTTAAATATGTAGGATTTGGGGGAGTCTATACTACCTCTACGGGAAAGAGAAGTACGTCTTGGTTTGACACTATCGAGTTGCTTGGCATCCACAACAGCCTCATTGTCTGATATCAACTTTGTGATGCGCTCTTCTAAAGAAAGGGCTTTTGTCTCCAATGGGGGACGCATCTGTCCTGGCAAAACTCGAGGCTTTTCACTGGGTGCTACATGCATGACAGTGGCTACTGCAGGTGAAGATAAAACTTGTAAAATTTTTGGATCACTTTCTGTTGGAGGTGTGATCTTGACAAAGGGGCTTGGAGGACTCATAGCTTGATCTGCACTTTCAGACCTTGAAAAGTAACCAGAATCAGTACTTCCCAGACTTCGGGGGCTAAGCAGGCATTTTCCTTCGGGCTGCTGAGAATGGTCAGTTGCCTGCTGCCTCTGAAGTTGTGCATGTCCACTACCTGAAGGAGACTTGCACTGCTGATTGTCCTCCTCGTTTATAAAGTCTGGTAAGGGGCTTGTGCAATCCACTTCTTTCAGTGATGACAGAACAGTGACGTTGGACCTCTGGGTCTGGAAATCCCTTTGCCTCTGGGCTGTTGCTTGCTCTGGATTGGAATCTGTAACTCTTGGACTGTCCGCTCGCATGGGTGAAACATTGACGGGGTAAACCACGACTTTAGGGAGAGCTGCAGTTACTTTGGGTTCACAGCCCTTCTGACTGGACAAAAGTTTGATATTTTCATACATCACAGAATTGTCTGTGTCCCCTTGGCTGCCAGACACTGGGCCTGAACTGTGcaagctgctttcagacaaaGCGGTCAAGCTGCTCAGTGAAGAATCCGGGTCCAGATCAGCTGCATTCCCCTCCTCATCACTCTCGCCGCTTTCCTCTACATCCGAATTGGTACCAAGGCCTTTATCAGATTCTTGAGATAGAGACCCAGTTCCAGAGTCTTTTGAAATGAGCCCTAGTTTGATGGCATGGGCATGAGACTTTTTATGCTTATAAAggttgctttttgttttgaacGAGAAGCCACATGTCACACAGGGATATGGTCTTTCTCCAGTGTGGGATCGTATGTGCTTCAGCAATACACTAGGCTTTGCGCATGCTCTGTTACAGTATTCACAAACATACTTCCCttgctttttcattttctgctcctTAGTTGTGACCTCACACATTTGATTCATGCCAAAGTTGACAACTGTTGCCACCTGTACAGGATTAAAGCCAGGTGTGACTGGAACTTGGATGGGGTTGGGAACAGTAGCAGAGAGCGACTGGCACGTCTGCACTGTAGGTGGCTGACTCTGAGGCAGGCCACTGGACCCCGAAGGTACTGGGGCATATGTCAAGTTAAAAGATGGACCTGCACTGTAGCTCTTCTGAAGTCCTGGTTTGTCATGCTGGCTATTAACTGCCTTGCTCAGGTGCTTCTGCGAGGTTTGATGTTGAGCAGATAGGACTCCAGTTGACGTACTGTTGTAGAAGTGTGGTTTAGCTGCAGGAAATGCCTGCACAACTGCAGGTTGTGACTGTGGGCCGAAATTAACGGAAGCCATTGCAATGGGAACATCTGACTCTGGAAGAGGAACTGAGGTGGCTTTCCCAAGTTGTCCAATTGGATTACAGTTCCTCTTCTCTGTTAAAGTGTTAAAGTCTGGCTCCATGGCCTTAAGCAGAACATCAAGAGGAGCAGCTGTGTGTGAGGCAGATGTGCCTTTGTTGCTCACTTTTTCACCCCAGGTTTTGGCTAGCACAGACTGTACAACACAAGTCTTATCTGCACCCTTTTCATGGACAAGCATCTCTGACTGTAAGCTAGTCAAATCCTTGCTGTCCACTTTTACAGCCTTATCTGCCAGTGTCCTTTGCTGATCTTCATTCTCAGAATCTCGAGCTGATTTGGAGGTACTGTGTGCTTGGCTCTTGGACAATAAAGTGGCAGGTGTGGCTTCCTTGGATAAAGCTGAAACAGATTTCATGGCTTGTGGCAGCTTCTTGATTGGAGACTTGGGTATTTTCTTCAGCTGGTTTTCAGCCAAAACCTTTTTCCTCTTTAGTCCTTTGATGCTATCAGAACTTTTGTCAGTACTTTCATTTCTGCCtgtaggaggaaaaaaaacacaaatattaaaaGGAGCTCTTCGCTACACATTCTAGGTACACTACATAGTCAAAAGTAagtccccaaactgttaacccTAAAAATGTCTATGTACACTGAAGCAATACAATTTCTCTAAGATTCCCAAAACAGTGATGTCTGTTATACAAGCCTGTGAGGGAAGTGTTATGATCGGGGGTTGCTTCAGTAGATCAGGTGTAGTTTCAGCAAAATGAATGAAGTGACCTGAATATACCAAATGAACAGGTTTTAAAtcaatacagttttttttctttcctaatgGCATATTCCAAGATGAAAATGCCAGGATTCAGCGGCTCAAATTGTAAAAGGGCGGTTCAGCGAGCATGAACTGATATTTTCACATGGAGAGTTCAGACCTTAAACTCATTGAGAAAATTTgtgagaaattaataaatgattaaaaaattatttttgtgacAGTGCATAAGATTATTGAAACTTATCAAGTAATTTATTTACGAATAAGGAAAttgaatgaatatataaataacactcgtgtgtgttaaagtgtgctgaaataagtagaacagttacgTAGAACTTATCtctagaaaattaaatattaaaattcaataaaaaaccacacacacacacacacacacacacacacacacacacacacacacacacacacacacctgtattacctAAATggtgtctaacaaatgtaaattctTTACTTTAAATTTTATGCTTAATTTTAtgcaatcaatttaatttgtgtattAGAAAGTATTTGATATACTCAGTTTAAtcgatataataaaaaaagtgtattgcattcatttgatttattctcttttactctttatttaaaccaaacaggcattttgtttaaaattgttcAAAAAACGTACAATTTTGttaatgttcacaaatgttataataattaaaaacttaaataaaaaagaatgaggTAAATACAATCTTAGATGAACAACGTGACATTACAacgtatttattattattattatgtatatttttttttttttacaaaaatcaagccACATTCAAGAagccatgtgtgaaaaactaagcGCACCTCACGATTCTTTAGCATGTAGAACCACCTTAAGCGGCAGTAACTTGAAGTAATGAATCCGAATCTTTATTGCCACGTATTatgggttgcatgtacaaggaatttgtcatgaTTTGCTGCTGCAATACAAATATGAAAGAATATAAATTATaggcaaataaaataacaaataaaggtAAAGATTTAACTATATAATTCGATATAATATGGTGCTCTGGAGGACATTATGAGGTTTGTGgatatttgtttatgcacagctctcttaaggTCCTGCAGCATAATTTCAGGCCTGGATTTTGACTGGACCACCGCAACACcttgattctgttctttttttttttttcagccgtTCCGTTGTTGATTTCCTGGTATGCTTGAGTTCATTGTCCTGTTGTATGATCTGATTTCGCCCAAGCAAAACAGTTACTTCAAGTTCTGCTAAAGGTGGTTTTACAAGCTATTGAATCATAAGATGTACTTACTTTTTCACACACGGCTTCTCCATATTggcttttgtaaaataacacTAGTAATTTGTCGTGTTTTGTTGTTGACCTGAGGTCATATTTACCTTATTCTAAGACCCGATAAGCAATTTTCATTAGTCCCCGATATGTCAAACAAGAGCATTCAAAGagggtgttttctttttcacaactgtatacatacacacgtaTACATGATACTAAACAAAAGCCAGATCGAATGAGCAGATCCTGCAGTGAATTAAAAACGATTctgtaaaaatgataaaatattatatttactttatacaCAAATTCACGTTTGTGtttaaaaggaggaaaaaaaatttttacccaattttttaattattcaaatctatttttcatcttttttccaGAGATGCACTAATGCAGTAGGTATAAAATAGGcatgtaataaaaaagattatatacaaacaaaacaaaaaaaatcaagtttttaaaatctgctaTTTCCAATTTAGCGATGGTCTGCTGCGATATCTCTGAGCTACTGAGGCCCACGCATCATTATGCTGAAAACCCACTCTCTGTCTCCTGTTTCCTGCCTCTCTCACTGCCAGCCCTGCCCCTGTCTCACTCGGCTTCATGCCTCCGTCCTGCTTTGTCTAGCGCGATCCGTCTTAATAATTGTGCGTCGCTGTGAGAAACAAGAATTCGGATTTATTTGTCTTGCTAAATGTCCTATCGTCTGTTAGATGGTGTGTTATAATGGCTGAGGACTACAGTCACTGTATTCAAGTGTTCatcaatgatggaactgtaatgaatggacactCTTactcaccacattatctgtatatgttgcacacactattgcttctatatactgtacaaagttttatagtaaactctctcatcatacctggcacacaatactgtcatttgcaccaccatgcactcccacactttatgtacattactggtctgtatccctatttaatacccacactgtctatactgtcttatattgtctgtattgtcttgtattgtctgttttcgtcttgtcgtgtctgttttgtcttgtataggtttttatttatgtctgtacttttgagagtaacaaacagctggaaccaaattccttgtgtgtgtcaacacacttggtcaataaacctgattctgattctgattctgattctgatttggTGTCGCCcggataaggatgggttcctctcacGGTTTTCTGCTTGTACCATCTAAAAGGTGGCTGTTGTCACCGCTGGCTCATTAGCGATCGCCTCGTAGGGAGTGATTTATGGCACGAAAAATGTAGATCgtgatctatttatttctgcagATTTGACAATGCCCCTTGTTAAAAAACTAATCATTGCATTGAATTTAGTGAACCATGAATCAATGAGCCTGGATTTAAACTGGTTTATTTGTAAATCATCTCTAATTGTTAATGAATatcctgtatttaaaaaaaaaaattgtgtgtgaattatatacatatacatacatattagaGACATGCGCATAATTCTATCAGGAATATCCTGCATTGTGGATGagcagatgtttttcagctCTTCAGCTCAGGAATTCGGTTGCATCCGCATCTTTGTTTACACTTTCACCCACTTCAAACCATTTTAGAACACCTTTCTCTCAAACAATTCCCCTTTTTTCAGCAATTCAGCTCCAGACttgggccttttttttttaaatacttttctgGAATGTGAAAAAAACCTAAACCTAAACTCCTAGAAATGAACGGATGTCGCCAGAGTGAGCCACACACACCATCAGCCCACAAACTTACATCTATGcttacatgcatacacacacacacacacacacacacacacacacacacacacacacacacacacacacacacacacacacacaagtaagtACACACGTGGGCACAAAAACACCAGTAGGCAGTGTCCAGCGTAAATACTGAAATGTtgattgaatatatatttacatttgcatagacatttgcatttatggcatttgtcatatgcatttatacacttatttaTATCTTACTGCTCATTGGTACAGCTGAGAgtgtttggtggtgctgggattttatgATATAGGTTCAATGCGAGCGTTGCTGACAGAGAAACGTTTTTTAAACACCTAGGGAGTGAAATCTAGCGATTCTCGCTAAAGCGGTCCAGTCGTATATTAACATAAATACGGAAAAATTATGATGCCAAGAGCAAATGGGTCAAGTTTCAACTGCAGTTTCTGTAATGGACGAGTGAGTATTACCTTTCTGAGCACCTCTTTGCGGCTCCTTGAGCTCCTTCTGTGCTTCCTCGATCTTGTCTGCAAGACAAAATGGGAAACATGGATATGTTAGAACttatccccccaaaaaaagaaatcaaacctTTAGagtttctcttaaaaggagaaaatcctgacgaTTCCACAGGAGGGAATGAATGCATACATTTTTGGATAAATAATTCGAGCGAATATATAAATTCCTATCGTGTATAATTGAATGTTAAatgataaacacattttattaaaaatattatgattttattacacagtttattattcatgccaatttaatcgattaatccactttaatcaatatattttcaaaagcGTATTGCGgtaatttgaattattttgaaaagaggaaagcaagaaATTGTATACGTTTCGCATTTCTTACCCATGACTGAGCCGAAATTAAATCGAACCGTCACTTAAAAACCAAGGAATGTaccaaactgtgaattttgtgtaccgttataTATAGAGATTTGCATAATAAATTGAATTTGAATAAATTGAAGGGATTAACCTATAAGCATTAACATATGATAACCTAGTTttctctgtaaatctgctttgggacaatgtctgaAACATTCATGAATATACATATTAAGATTGCCAATGATCTACAGGAAGCGGGG
This genomic interval from Silurus meridionalis isolate SWU-2019-XX chromosome 22, ASM1480568v1, whole genome shotgun sequence contains the following:
- the hivep1 gene encoding zinc finger protein 40 isoform X3 encodes the protein MKSVSALSKEATPATLLSKSQAHSTSKSARDSENEDQQRTLADKAVKVDSKDLTSLQSEMLVHEKGADKTCVVQSVLAKTWGEKVSNKGTSASHTAAPLDVLLKAMEPDFNTLTEKRNCNPIGQLGKATSVPLPESDVPIAMASVNFGPQSQPAVVQAFPAAKPHFYNSTSTGVLSAQHQTSQKHLSKAVNSQHDKPGLQKSYSAGPSFNLTYAPVPSGSSGLPQSQPPTVQTCQSLSATVPNPIQVPVTPGFNPVQVATVVNFGMNQMCEVTTKEQKMKKQGKYVCEYCNRACAKPSVLLKHIRSHTGERPYPCVTCGFSFKTKSNLYKHKKSHAHAIKLGLISKDSGTGSLSQESDKGLGTNSDVEESGESDEEGNAADLDPDSSLSSLTALSESSLHSSGPVSGSQGDTDNSVMYENIKLLSSQKGCEPKVTAALPKVVVYPVNVSPMRADSPRVTDSNPEQATAQRQRDFQTQRSNVTVLSSLKEVDCTSPLPDFINEEDNQQCKSPSGSGHAQLQRQQATDHSQQPEGKCLLSPRSLGSTDSGYFSRSESADQAMSPPSPFVKITPPTESDPKILQVLSSPAVATVMHVAPSEKPRVLPGQMRPPLETKALSLEERITKLISDNEAVVDAKQLDSVKPRRTSLSRRGSIDSPKSYIFKDSFQFDLKPVVRRSNSNSEIPKSPFTPTDKSKSIFLLPVPTQHSNMDCLPITRSNSVPSTPGRAAVLPNATPQPHPLRICQSFDDKFSSINDDVFSPAPSTPNQAVHRTLVRQTAVEDFSTNESHVLLSVHSMDEGHYGSSITHEARSKSFDHAPERTRKTQQSKGTTYECETCRNRYRKLENFENHKKFYCSELHGPKNKTMPVRDVEQDVFARGPQQPVISRGAINPSIVDQPLIRKRRKMKSVGDDEDQSPTETQPPCSRSFDLSQISMSFPGNSYTQHTPTSKTPPSVGQIQLIARGIEEARLSPIRELHISSCSKERAELQRHGSGTSVIRHTNSLSRPNSFEMSESIDRASPVDSVEKDANSSVKRHVENTISSSLQSYHEKMSTPKCPNLGINELEKQTLSVASSSCTPTQSRLVRQNNIQVPEILVTEEPDREHESQVNESTEKPSETFNWPQRSESLSKLPTEKLPPKKKRIRLAQMEHSSGESSFESSLSRSLSRDSSLSRCSSISASFDRDDPPRSDSPSRVEGVRPPPEVQGLPVASNTLGVPGMMRRAASEQISCTQQSVEISCDYRSKSFDCSAISPSRSTSPMVTTVPKNTQCASTPQVPLIERRRGPLVRQMSLKIGPEAQQPTGKPTVSLQRCPSTNIFSVSQHRSLNVNKSVGLHSGEMPLMKNVKMVQSINLGSQTQQPQIHGLPHPWHQTSKLESLLHVVQDEADIQKPGDTDHIKNFIPKYQMQYSLQAHTFTSVQGARMTLPVITVPIADEIKVSTYSDVIQKVYETHPGQQCVSNRGSAVVLPTNREGVSASQSFSEPTAVPQILITHEHTLPPSTMDSKVNLSEVNAKIGPDRQNVRSAGSVGFQMKTIIPAIRQNHTGEIQSSSSNSSLHCTQKLVSVSLCPQQEPTASSKRMLSPANSLDIAMEKTQKRAKDDHGAVCLTDGRSLSYLNSKMSELTRQRKLMLVRQVCTTEPVDSPIETDAPEQLPECAEPEKNHLVETKCDVVEQEMESRMPTTPVQTVPGCDPHSSLGIQSHSGHGNMTLKSQEKPEEHQWSPAKSPVKPPTFQGQIKLAASVSVVNTRDSHRLSFPSLKTATTFTWCFLLKRKPLHVEQTDQRISAYSNWTVKPKNPNPLGLPTKVVMSLFDSKQISKKILYTQAITTSLKSDILTYSGKLKEILPKVLAQKSTLRNENCGKTKPESQPSHELDSSKAEPRRVKIFDGGYKSNEEYVYVRGRGRGKYICEECGIRCKKPSMLRKHIRTHSDVRPYHCAQCNFSFKTKGNLTKHMKSKAHSKKCMEMGVAIGVIEDHDTEDSGGDHGRTGNADRQDSDGDDSDGPDDEDNDGEEEDEEDSQAESGLSATPSVSASPQHLPSSQADPAPSSLLAQMSLSPNPNPTPLHQIPPASKDPASYTYSLAITSSVSLVRQMSSYAACSSHGPSTSSFVSYPVPTSDLNSSDTESVHMMSPVSPCRQMSIDYPDPDMPPSPPVPSKSSSLGQEESTTSNSQTTNESNFNVDRSTQTTSDSLQGSLHFPSLGLEQETGPGATTRLFSHLPLHSQQPTRSPHSMVPVGGIQLVPAGLAAYSTFVPIQAGPVQLTIPAVSVIHRQASSPLPMSNNSPQPLGSPCQPLVVQDPLNSVLPCFPLGQVAGLQTLTASQATLQPVGLETLSVVGLANSTQLVPQQSLALNAALGMQVLAASPAPQSSTASPGHISGLQILNIALPALIPSLSPLSAISPLVPDKPGSPEGVAIVSQVAESPPASSPTGSSPTTWPAATPVAVVPVAVKPLVEMTSPSKLTRSGKDAVLSTSDAEKAKSTQPPHPSCSTEGEAESAQKAPAVEAGEARVPRQQFTRQKVTDDFNNASSDDEDRLVIAT